The DNA segment CGCGAAGCGGGCGAGGAAATGCTTGGCCAACAGCACCGCGTCTCCGGGCCGCTCGGCCAGCGTCGGAATCCGCACCACGATCTCGGCGAGGCGGTAGAACAGATCCTCTCGGAACGTTCCCGCCCCGATCATGCCTTCCACATCCTGATGCGTCGCACACACGATGCGGGTGTCGACCGCGATCGGCTTACGCCCGCCAATTCGCTCGATCGTGCGTTCCTGAAGGAAGCGCAGAAGCTTTACCTGAAGGGGCAGCGGAATATCGCCCACCTCGTCCAGGAACAGCGTGCCCCCGTGCGCCAGCTCGATCTTGCCCTCGGTGGTCTTGACCGCGCCCGTAAAGCTGCCCTTTTCGTGCCCGAACAGCTCGCTTTCGAGCAGGTTTTCCGGGATCGCCGCGCAATTGATCGCGATGAAGGCGCCATGGCGGCGCGGGCTGCTGTCGTGGACCCCGCGCGCCAGCAGCTCCTTCCCCGTGCCGCTGGCGCCGAGCAGCATTACGGAGACATCCGCCGCCGCCACGCGTTCAATGGTGCGCGCGACGCGCAGCATTTCCGGCGCGGCGGTGATCATCCGACCGAGCACGGTCTTGTCCTCGCCCGCCCTGTCGGCCAGCCTGCGGTTCTCCGCCTCGATGCCGTGGAGGTGGTAGGCGCGGCTGACGATGAGACCCAGCGTGTCGATATCAACGGGCTTGGCGTAGAAATCGTAAGCGCCGCGCCGGATCGCCTCCAGTACGCTGTCGCGCGCACCGTGGCCCGAAGCGACGATGACCTTGGTATCCGGCTTCAGCGCCATGATCGCATCGAGCACGGCGAAGCCCTCGCTCACTCCGTCGGGATCGGGCGGAAGGCCGAGGTCAAGCGTGACGACAGCGGGTGCCTCTGCCCGCAGCGCAGCGAGCGCGCTCTGGCGGTCGCTCGCGATCACCACGGTGAACGCGTCATAAGCCCATTTGAGCTGCGCTTGCAGCCCGGGATCGTCTTCGACCACCAGCAGCACGGGCTTCGTCTCGGGCATCAGGCGGCTTCCTCGGTTGCAGGACAGGCGGGGGCGCGGCCGCGCGCTGAAATCAGGCGCGAGGCTTCGGCCAGCGGCAGGCTTATGGTGAAGCGCGAGCCCAGGCCTTCGCGCGATTCGACGTCGAGCCGGCCGCCCATCGCGCGAGCGTGGTCGCGCGCCTCGCATACGCCGATGCCGAAGCCGCCCGGTTTAGTCGAGACGAAGGGGCGGAACAGGGCGGTGCGAATGAATTCGGCCGACATGCCCGCGCCCGCATCGACGACCGCGATCTCGCCGCGCAGCGCGGTGTTGGCGATCTCGATCGTGATCGGTGCCTCGGGCGCGCTGGCCTCGATCGCGTTCTGGATCAGATGCGACAGCGCCTGGTCGAGCAGCTCTTCATCGCCGAGCACCACGCAACCCGGTGCGCCGATCACATCCACCCGGCGCAGGGCGCGCAGGCGCTGCGCGATCCGCTGCGCGAGCGCATGAAGATCGAGCGCAACGCGCACCTCCGCCTGGCGCGGGCCGTAACGGCCGAGGCGCGCCACCAGCCCGTCGAGCTTTTCCGCGCTGCTGCGCAGAGTGACCAGCATGTCCTTGCGGAAGGCAGGATTGTCCGCGTGCTTTTCGGCGTTCCGCGCCAGCAGGCCGAACTGGCTCGAGAGGTTCTTGATGTCGTGCATCACGAAGGCCATGCGGCGGTGGAACTCCTCGAAGCGCGCCGCATCCTCGAGCGCGCTGTGCCCCGCCTGCTCGGCGAGCGCACTGGCGACGTGACGGCCCGCGATGCCGAGAAGATCGAAATCTTCCCAGTCGAGCCGCCGCTGGATCGCCGGACGCGCGAGGACCACGAGGCCCACCAGTCGCTCGCCATGCAGCAGCGGGACGGCGGCCCAGGCGGCGGGCTCAGCGATCAGCCAGTCGGGCACGAGCGCCGCTTCTCCGAACCGGTCAATTCCGGCACGCAGCGCATCGAGGTCGAGGATGCAGCCCTGCGTCTCGAGCACTTTCACGAGGCCCAGCGGGGCGGCACGCGCGGGCACTTCCAGCCCAGGCCACCGCCATCTGGCGGCTAGCGTCAGTTCGCCATCATCGCCGGGCGTCAGGAGAACGCCCGCGCCGCTATCCGCGATCTGCGCCAGCGACTGCACCGCGCGTTCGGGGAGCGCCGCCCCGCCTCCCGCACCGCTGCCGATGGTGCGCGTGAAGCGCAGCCATTCCTCGCGGTAGTCGTAGCGGTGCTTGAACAAATGCTTGAGCGCGAGCACGCGCGCGGTCCCGCGCAGCCTCGGCGAAGGCAGCCAGATCAGCGCCGCCGTCGCGGCGAGGAGAAGGAAGCCGACCTGCGTCACCCGCGCCAGATCGCCGGCGAGCTTCGCCGCGCCACTGGCCAGACCGACCATGACGAGGAAATATACGGCGAGAACCGCGAGCGAGAGCGTGCTGAACGTGACCGCGCGCGAGGGGCGGAAGGCGAGCCCTGCCTTGCCCTGCGCCGCCCCGATAGCGAAGCCCACGCTTGCCAAAGCCAGAACGGCTGCGCGCGAGGCTTCGAGCCCGGCGGGCAATTCCCCCGTCAGTGCAACGATGGTGAACACGTTGAGCTCGAACAGCCAGAAGAGCGCCATTGCCGCGCTGTTCCACCCGAGCAGCCGCCGCGAACTGTCCGACGCGCCGCCATAGAGATTGTGGACGAGCAAAAGCGCTCCGACAGCGATCAGCATCCTCAGCAGCGCAGAAGTCTCGAGCCCCGCCGGGGCACCAGGCAGCGCTAGCAGAAGCAGTTGCAATCCTTCGACCAGAACCAGCGTCGCGATCAGCGGGCGCACGACGCGCAAGCTCTCGTCGCGGCCATCATTGGCGAAATGGCGGAACAGCGCCGCGATCCATGCGAGGTTGCGCGCCACTTCCAGTGTCAGGACCGCCGGGTGGAGCGGGCCGAGCGCAGCCGCGCTACCCGCCCACAGCGCGCTCGCGGCGAGTGCCGCCACCGTCGCCGAACGGTCGCGCCGCGGGGCCAAGCCAGCGCGTGCGGCGACCAGGGCCGCAACCGCCCCCGCCACTGCGGCCAGCGCGAAGAGCAGGAACGCGATCAAGCGAGAAAGACCCGGAGCCGCATAGCGACACCGGGTCTAAGGGAAGGTAGTGAACTGTCGGTAAATTTGACAGCGAGGGAATTCAGTTGCCGTCCACGGCCTCCTGCGCCGCATCGCCCACCTTGCCTGCCGCATCGGAGACGCTGTCCGCCGCTTCGGCCACAGCGTTGTCCTTGGCTACTTCGGAACCGCTCGCCTGTGAGAAGAAGTAAATCGCCGCCACGGCCGCGAGCAGCAGCGCCAGCGCGATAAGCCAGCCCGCGCCGCCCCGGCGCCGGCCGTCGTCAGTCACAACGGTATGGCTGGTATGCGTATTGCCCGAAGGCGTGTGCGTTTCGGTAATGCGTTCTTCGGTCACGGCAGGTCTCCGCGGGTATGGGATCGTGCGCCCTCAACGTCGCGCCCGAGGCGATGTTCCGCTTGGACCGCGGCCCCGCCCTCGAATGCGAAAGGCGTATTGGCCCGCGCGGCAGTATCGAACAGCAGCCGCGCCCGCCCGGGCGGCAGCGAACGCTGCGGACACCCGGCGACATGGCACAGGCGGCATCCCGGCCCGATTGCAATCGCCGCCTCGCGCAAGAGCAGCGCTCCGCGTGCCTGGGCGAGATCGCGGGCCAATGCGGCATCGATCCCGAGGACGACCGAAAACCGCGCCGCCCCGCGCGCGGTGCTTTGCGCGAAGCACAGCCAGTGCGACGGCCCCGCCCCGGTCTCAGCCAAGGCGACCGTCTGCACCAGCAGCTCGCCCGGCCGGGCAAAGGCCCGCGCCGCGCACCATAGCGGGCAGATGTGCTCGGCTTCGAGGAAGCTCGCCCCGCTCGCGCCAACGAAGCGCTTCGACAGCTGCCCCGCCGGGTCGCTGCGCGCCATGAAGAAGGGCAGGCCGCGCTGACCGACGCGCTGCAACGTCGTCAGCCGGTGTGCGAGCTGCTCGA comes from the Qipengyuania sediminis genome and includes:
- the prsK gene encoding XrtA/PEP-CTERM system histidine kinase PrsK, with protein sequence MIAFLLFALAAVAGAVAALVAARAGLAPRRDRSATVAALAASALWAGSAAALGPLHPAVLTLEVARNLAWIAALFRHFANDGRDESLRVVRPLIATLVLVEGLQLLLLALPGAPAGLETSALLRMLIAVGALLLVHNLYGGASDSSRRLLGWNSAAMALFWLFELNVFTIVALTGELPAGLEASRAAVLALASVGFAIGAAQGKAGLAFRPSRAVTFSTLSLAVLAVYFLVMVGLASGAAKLAGDLARVTQVGFLLLAATAALIWLPSPRLRGTARVLALKHLFKHRYDYREEWLRFTRTIGSGAGGGAALPERAVQSLAQIADSGAGVLLTPGDDGELTLAARWRWPGLEVPARAAPLGLVKVLETQGCILDLDALRAGIDRFGEAALVPDWLIAEPAAWAAVPLLHGERLVGLVVLARPAIQRRLDWEDFDLLGIAGRHVASALAEQAGHSALEDAARFEEFHRRMAFVMHDIKNLSSQFGLLARNAEKHADNPAFRKDMLVTLRSSAEKLDGLVARLGRYGPRQAEVRVALDLHALAQRIAQRLRALRRVDVIGAPGCVVLGDEELLDQALSHLIQNAIEASAPEAPITIEIANTALRGEIAVVDAGAGMSAEFIRTALFRPFVSTKPGGFGIGVCEARDHARAMGGRLDVESREGLGSRFTISLPLAEASRLISARGRAPACPATEEAA
- the prsR gene encoding PEP-CTERM-box response regulator transcription factor gives rise to the protein MPETKPVLLVVEDDPGLQAQLKWAYDAFTVVIASDRQSALAALRAEAPAVVTLDLGLPPDPDGVSEGFAVLDAIMALKPDTKVIVASGHGARDSVLEAIRRGAYDFYAKPVDIDTLGLIVSRAYHLHGIEAENRRLADRAGEDKTVLGRMITAAPEMLRVARTIERVAAADVSVMLLGASGTGKELLARGVHDSSPRRHGAFIAINCAAIPENLLESELFGHEKGSFTGAVKTTEGKIELAHGGTLFLDEVGDIPLPLQVKLLRFLQERTIERIGGRKPIAVDTRIVCATHQDVEGMIGAGTFREDLFYRLAEIVVRIPTLAERPGDAVLLAKHFLARFAREMNPAIKGFAPDALAAIDGWSWPGNVRELENRVKRAVIMAEGKLITAEDLDLASRDIEGGLNLKAAREQADRRMIRHALARSEGNISSTAKSLGISRPTLYDLLKQYDLQPQ